The genomic window TAGTTGTTCATAGCATCAGGAAGCATCCCGATTTTATACCAGAATTATCTTTCGTTATCGAATTAGACAATAAAATAATCGGAAGTATTTTATACTCAAGGGCTAAAGTCATTGATAAAAATGGTGTGGAGCATCCAATTATAACCTTTGGACCTGTGAGTATTGCACCGAAGTATCATCGGCAAGGATTCGGACGTATGCTCATTGAACATTCACTGGATGAAGCGAAAAAGCTAGGGTTTAATGCGATCATTCTTGGCGGCTTTACCTATCATTACCATCCTTATGGGTTTATTGGTACAAAAAAATACAATATAACTATGCCAGATGGTAAATTTTATACTGGTGTTATGGCGTTGCCTCTATTTGAGGGAGCACTAGATGGAATAAACGGTAGTGTTCATTTTTCAAAAGCAATGTACCCAGATGAATCAATCTTAGAAGAATTCGACAAAACATTTCCACCGAAAGAAAAGAAAGTTCTTCCGCATCAATTAGCTTTTGAAAAAGCAGCTAGTGAAATCGATGATCATGATTATTAAGCAAAAAAATATAATTTAGTGTATTTAAGAAAGGAGTTTCTATGGCTTATCATATACACCACATTCAGATTACAGTAAATGACGTGAAAAAAGCAGAAACATTCTATGATAAATTATTTGAGCTTTTAGGTTTTGATATCTCCAAAAAATATTCTGGTTATTTAGAGCATGCTGATATGGAAGTAATTGAATACTTGGGTGATACATTTGATTTTGGCATTTCTTCACCGCGGAAAGAATTTATGGATGAAAAGATCGATTCAAGAAAACCAGGAGCTGTTCAGCACATTGCTTTTAAAGCTGAAAGCAAAGAAGAGATTGATGAAATATTCCCTAAAGTAAAAGCATTAGATGTAAAGATTCTTCATGGAAAACCCAAAGAATACAAAGAACGGATTGCGCCTAATTATTATGCGTTGTTTTTTGAAAGTCCGGAAGGTATCCGTTTTGAGCTATTTTATTACCCAGAATAAATGGAAAATTTACTAAGAATGTGAAGTCAATGCAAGAGTAGAAAAATTGTTTTAGATACTCCTTATAAAGTAGACACTAGACAAAATTTAGTGTCCACTATAAGGAGTATTTTTTTAACGATTCAACGTACATTGCTCGCCCTATTTTTAGACTGATAGATGTTATCGGAATAAATAGTTTCATTCTCTACGGAAGAAGGTGACTCCTCATTTATGACTAACAATTTTGACTGAAGAAAAATGAAGAGTCGTTTGAATTTCATCCTTTTGGTTGATATTGTTTCTATTCTCCTTTGTCTATACTTAAGGCAGAGGAGATGAGAACTATGACAAACTTAATCGAAGTTAAGCATTTAGAAAAAAGTTATCAAAAAAAGGTGATTCATGATATCAGTTTTTCAATTAAAAAAGGAGAAATTTTGTGTCTTCTTGGCCCGAATGGGGCAGCGAAGAGTACAACAATCAACATTTTGTGTGGAGCATTAAACTATGATCAGGGAGAAATTTTATATCATGATGAAAAAATAGAGAAAAATCTTTCAAATTACAAAGAACACTTAGGAATCGTACCTCAGGAATTAGCTCTTTATGAAGATCTATCTGCAGAAAATAATATTCAATTCTTTGCTTCTTTATACGGGCTAAAAGGACAACGTTTAAAAGAAGGAGTTGATTTTGCCTTAAAATCAGTAGGCTTAATAGGACATCGTAAAGAAAAGGTAGCAACTTTTTCTGGAGGCATGAAACGTCGCTTGAATATTGCTTGTGCCATTGCTCATGAACCGGAACTTTTAATCATGGATGAACCAACTGTCGGTATAGATCCTCAATCGCGTAACCACATTTTAGAAGCTATACAGAAGATGCGGCAACAGGGAATGACTATTTTATATACCACGCATTATATGGAAGAGGTTGAAGAAATCTCTACTCGTATTATCATTATGGATCACGGTAAAATCATCGCAGAAGGGACGAAGGAGAGCCTAAAAGATCGAAAGGAAGAAAAGGAAATTACCATTCAACTTGCCGACAGTTCAACGCTATCTCTGAGCGAACTCTATCAAGTTGAAGGAATAACGAAGATTCGATGCGAGGAGAAAGAATTAGTGATAACTGTAATTAAGGGTGTTGAGAATTTAGATGCTGTGATTACTAAACTTATACAACAAGATCAGAAAATCCAAAATGTGATGATCGAAGCAGACAACTTGG from Enterococcus sp. 9E7_DIV0242 includes these protein-coding regions:
- a CDS encoding ABC transporter ATP-binding protein; the encoded protein is MTNLIEVKHLEKSYQKKVIHDISFSIKKGEILCLLGPNGAAKSTTINILCGALNYDQGEILYHDEKIEKNLSNYKEHLGIVPQELALYEDLSAENNIQFFASLYGLKGQRLKEGVDFALKSVGLIGHRKEKVATFSGGMKRRLNIACAIAHEPELLIMDEPTVGIDPQSRNHILEAIQKMRQQGMTILYTTHYMEEVEEISTRIIIMDHGKIIAEGTKESLKDRKEEKEITIQLADSSTLSLSELYQVEGITKIRCEEKELVITVIKGVENLDAVITKLIQQDQKIQNVMIEADNLETVFLDLTGRSLRDVR
- a CDS encoding VOC family protein, producing the protein MAYHIHHIQITVNDVKKAETFYDKLFELLGFDISKKYSGYLEHADMEVIEYLGDTFDFGISSPRKEFMDEKIDSRKPGAVQHIAFKAESKEEIDEIFPKVKALDVKILHGKPKEYKERIAPNYYALFFESPEGIRFELFYYPE
- a CDS encoding GNAT family N-acetyltransferase, whose amino-acid sequence is MNITIRREEEKDYRIVEEITREAFWNLYFPGAVEHLVVHSIRKHPDFIPELSFVIELDNKIIGSILYSRAKVIDKNGVEHPIITFGPVSIAPKYHRQGFGRMLIEHSLDEAKKLGFNAIILGGFTYHYHPYGFIGTKKYNITMPDGKFYTGVMALPLFEGALDGINGSVHFSKAMYPDESILEEFDKTFPPKEKKVLPHQLAFEKAASEIDDHDY